A genomic region of Arachis hypogaea cultivar Tifrunner chromosome 5, arahy.Tifrunner.gnm2.J5K5, whole genome shotgun sequence contains the following coding sequences:
- the LOC112801100 gene encoding ABC transporter I family member 17 isoform X1, protein MSSLIDELKEQLLEVENGEGHPKMEVRDIRRVSDAGVPILKGISLEIPKGVIVGVIGPSGSGKSTLLRALNRLWEPPSASVFLDSRDICQLDVLSLRRKVGMLFQLPALFEGTVADNVRYGPNLSGKKLSDVEVCKLLMLADLDTSFLQKSAAELSVGQAQRVALARTLANSPEVLLLDEPTSALDPISTENIEAALLKLNKNNGMTMIMVSHSIKQIQRIADVVCLLVDGEIVEILNPNQLSQANHPMAQRFLQLTT, encoded by the exons ATGTCTTCTCTGATAG ATGAGTTGAAGGAGCAGCTTTTGGAGGTGGAGAATGGCGAAGGACACCCGAAAATGGAGGTACGCGATATTCGGAGAGTGTCGGATGCAGGGGTCCCAATACTGAAGGGCATCAGTCTGGAAATCCCAAAGGGCGTCATAGTGGGAGTCATAGGCCCCAGTGGCAGCGGAAAGTCAACGCTCCTCAGGGCACTCAACCGCCTCTGGGAGCCTCCCTCCGCCTCTGTCTTCCTCGACTCCCGGGACATCTGCCAGCTCGACGTGCTCTCCCTCCGCCGCAAAGTCGGCATGCTGTTCCAGCTGCCCGCCCTCTTCGAGGGCACTGTAGCCGACAACGTGAGGTACGGCCCCAACCTCAGCGGGAAGAAGCTTTCAGATGTTGAGGTATGTAAGCTGTTGATGCTGGCGGACCTGGACACTTCCTTCCTTCAGAAGTCGGCGGCGGAGTTGTCAGTGGGTCAAGCACAGAGGGTTGCGCTGGCCAGAACTCTTGCTAATTCCCCTGAGGTTTTGCTGCTTGATGAGCCAACGAGTGCTTTAGATCCTATTTCCACGGAGAATATAGAGGCTGCACTGTTGAAGCTCAACAAGAATAATGGCATGACCATGATTATGGTGTCTCACAGCATCAAACAAATCCAGAGAATTGCTGACGTCGTCTGCCTCCTCGTTGATGGTGAGATTGTTGAGATTCTCAACCCTAACCAACTCTCCCAAGCCAACcatcccatggctcagaggtttCTTCAACTCACCACTTAA
- the LOC112801100 gene encoding ABC transporter I family member 17 isoform X2, translated as MEVRDIRRVSDAGVPILKGISLEIPKGVIVGVIGPSGSGKSTLLRALNRLWEPPSASVFLDSRDICQLDVLSLRRKVGMLFQLPALFEGTVADNVRYGPNLSGKKLSDVEVCKLLMLADLDTSFLQKSAAELSVGQAQRVALARTLANSPEVLLLDEPTSALDPISTENIEAALLKLNKNNGMTMIMVSHSIKQIQRIADVVCLLVDGEIVEILNPNQLSQANHPMAQRFLQLTT; from the coding sequence ATGGAGGTACGCGATATTCGGAGAGTGTCGGATGCAGGGGTCCCAATACTGAAGGGCATCAGTCTGGAAATCCCAAAGGGCGTCATAGTGGGAGTCATAGGCCCCAGTGGCAGCGGAAAGTCAACGCTCCTCAGGGCACTCAACCGCCTCTGGGAGCCTCCCTCCGCCTCTGTCTTCCTCGACTCCCGGGACATCTGCCAGCTCGACGTGCTCTCCCTCCGCCGCAAAGTCGGCATGCTGTTCCAGCTGCCCGCCCTCTTCGAGGGCACTGTAGCCGACAACGTGAGGTACGGCCCCAACCTCAGCGGGAAGAAGCTTTCAGATGTTGAGGTATGTAAGCTGTTGATGCTGGCGGACCTGGACACTTCCTTCCTTCAGAAGTCGGCGGCGGAGTTGTCAGTGGGTCAAGCACAGAGGGTTGCGCTGGCCAGAACTCTTGCTAATTCCCCTGAGGTTTTGCTGCTTGATGAGCCAACGAGTGCTTTAGATCCTATTTCCACGGAGAATATAGAGGCTGCACTGTTGAAGCTCAACAAGAATAATGGCATGACCATGATTATGGTGTCTCACAGCATCAAACAAATCCAGAGAATTGCTGACGTCGTCTGCCTCCTCGTTGATGGTGAGATTGTTGAGATTCTCAACCCTAACCAACTCTCCCAAGCCAACcatcccatggctcagaggtttCTTCAACTCACCACTTAA
- the LOC112801101 gene encoding RING-H2 finger protein ATL46 translates to MPLPYSKMYRLHSQIHQSNGAPILSPYSPSSSSFSSYSSSNSASSSSDSSSGNSRISPAIIFIIVILSVVFFILGTLHLLVRFLMRQRSSSSSSISQSNRYPEMSESDAYQRQLQQLFHLHDSGLDQAFIDALPVFLYKEIIGLKEPFDCAVCLCEFLEQDKLRLLPNCNHAFHIDCIDTWLLSNSTCPLCRGTLYAPGFSFETPSFDFEGPCYEDEDGVSVSGFGVSGAGSSNKPAENHIRNGKRVFSVRLGKFRSSNNNGVDGVEKCEGESSNSSISFSNSHGNLDARRCYSMGSYQYVVADSDLRVALCPSISGSMRQLIKGRIATTNGNNFSSTDVDVVEGKKISNARKGESFSVSKIWQWSRKDNSKLRSSSEARIP, encoded by the coding sequence ATGCCATTACCATATTCTAAAATGTATAGGCTTCACTCTCAAATCCACCAGAGCAATGGTGCTCCTATTCTTTCTCCatattctccttcttcttcttctttttcttcttatagtTCTTCTAATTCAGCTTCTTCATCCTCAGATTCTTCATCTGGGAATAGTAGAATAAGCCCTGCAATTATTTTCATCATAGTAATTTTATCTGTTGTGTTCTTCATCTTGGGCACCCTCCACCTGCTTGTTAGATTTCTCATGAGACaaagatcttcttcttcctcatcaatTTCTCAATCCAATAGGTATCCTGAAATGTCTGAATCTGATGCATACCAGAGACAGTTGCAGCAACTATTCCACCTCCATGACTCAGGTTTAGATCAGGCTTTCATTGATGCACTCCCTGTGTTTCTCTACAAGGAGATAATTGGCTTGAAGGAGCCATTTGATTGTGCTGTTTGCCTTTGTGAGTTCTTGGAACAAGACAAGTTGAGGTTGCTGCCAAATTGCAACCATGCTTTTCACATTGACTGCATTGATACTTGGTTGCTTTCAAATTCAACTTGTCCCCTTTGTAGAGGGACACTTTATGCACCAGGGTTTTCATTTGAGACCCCATCCTTTGACTTTGAAGGTCCATGTTATGAGGACGAAGATGGTGTTTCAGTTTCAGGATTTGGTGTCAGTGGTGCTGGTTCTTCTAACAAGCCTGCTGAGAATCACATAAGGAATGGGAAGAGGGTTTTTTCTGTGAGGCTTGGAAAATTCAGAAGCTCAAATAATAATGGAGTAGATGGTGTTGAAAAATGTGAAGGAGAGAGTAGTAATAGTAGTATTAGTTTTAGTAATAGTCATGGTAATTTGGATGCAAGGAGATGCTACTCAATGGGGTCTTACCAATATGTTGTTGCTGATTCTGATTTGAGGGTGGCTTTGTGTCCAAGCATCAGTGGCAGTATGAGACAATTGATTAAGGGAAGAATAGCTACAACAAATGGGAACAATTTTTCTTCAACTGATGTTGATGTTGTTGAGGGAAAAAAGATCAGCAATGCAAGAAAAGGTGAGAGCTTTTCTGTTTCCAAGATATGGCAATGGTCTAGGAAGGATAACAGTAAGTTAAGAAGTTCATCAGAGGCTCGAATTCCATAA